In Pseudomonas fluorescens NCIMB 11764, a single window of DNA contains:
- a CDS encoding efflux RND transporter periplasmic adaptor subunit, whose translation MKRPRQTRRALLVALCLIPVIAVAAWQVIPPGRDKFATVQVSRGDIESSVTALGTLQPRRYVDVGAQASGQIQKIHVEVGDVIKEGQLLVEIDPSTQQAKLDAGRFSIENLKAQLEEQRAQHALARQKFQRQQSLKAGGATREEDVQTAQAELRATQARIDMFQAQIRQAQASLRSDQAELGYTRIYAPMSGTVVALDARAGQTLNAQQQTPLILRIARLSPMTVWAEVSEADIGHVKPGMSAWFTTLSGGKRRWSSTVRQILPVPPKPLDQTSQGGGSPASSSKSGSARVVLYTVLLDVDNADNALMAEMTTQVFFVSNQAKDVLTAPIAALQGGTQPDLQTARVVAKNGRIEQRDVRTGISDRLRVQILDGLQEGDHLLIGPADGSGG comes from the coding sequence ATGAAACGTCCCCGACAGACCCGACGCGCCCTGCTTGTAGCACTTTGTCTGATCCCCGTTATCGCCGTGGCTGCCTGGCAGGTCATCCCGCCCGGCCGAGACAAATTCGCCACGGTGCAAGTCAGCCGCGGCGACATCGAAAGCAGTGTCACGGCCCTCGGCACCCTGCAACCTCGACGCTACGTCGACGTCGGTGCACAGGCGTCCGGGCAGATCCAGAAGATCCACGTGGAAGTCGGTGACGTGATCAAGGAAGGCCAGCTGCTGGTGGAAATCGACCCGTCCACGCAGCAGGCCAAACTCGACGCCGGGCGTTTCTCGATTGAAAACCTCAAGGCGCAACTCGAGGAACAACGGGCGCAACACGCACTGGCCCGGCAAAAATTCCAGCGCCAGCAGAGCCTCAAGGCCGGCGGTGCCACCCGCGAAGAAGACGTGCAAACCGCCCAGGCTGAACTGCGCGCCACCCAGGCACGCATCGACATGTTCCAGGCGCAGATTCGCCAGGCCCAGGCCAGCTTGCGCAGTGATCAGGCCGAACTCGGCTACACGCGCATTTACGCACCGATGTCCGGCACCGTGGTCGCACTCGATGCCCGTGCAGGTCAGACCCTCAACGCACAACAGCAAACGCCGCTGATTCTGCGCATCGCCAGGTTGTCACCGATGACGGTCTGGGCTGAAGTCTCGGAAGCCGACATCGGTCACGTCAAACCCGGCATGTCCGCCTGGTTCACCACCCTCAGCGGCGGCAAGCGTCGCTGGAGCAGCACCGTGCGGCAGATTCTGCCGGTGCCGCCCAAGCCTCTGGACCAGACCAGCCAGGGCGGCGGCAGCCCGGCCAGTTCGAGCAAAAGCGGCAGCGCTCGCGTGGTGCTGTACACCGTACTGCTCGATGTCGACAACGCCGATAATGCGCTGATGGCGGAAATGACCACCCAGGTATTCTTCGTTTCCAACCAGGCGAAAGACGTGCTCACCGCCCCCATCGCCGCGCTGCAAGGCGGCACGCAGCCGGACCTCCAGACCGCCCGGGTCGTCGCCAAGAACGGCCGCATCGAGCAACGTGACGTGCGCACCGGCATCAGCGATCGCCTGCGGGTGCAAATCCTCGACGGCTTGCAGGAAGGCGATCACCTGTTGATCGGACCGGCCGACGGGAGTGGCGGCTGA
- a CDS encoding MacB family efflux pump subunit: MQTPLIDLQDIRKSYGGGDSPQVHVLRGIDLSIHAGEFVAIVGASGSGKSTLMNILGCLDRPTSGEYRFAGENVAALDSDELAWLRREAFGFVFQGYHLIPSGSAQENVEMPAIYAGTPAAERHARAAALLDRLGLASRTGNRPHQLSGGQQQRVSIARALMNGGHIILADEPTGALDSHSGAEVMTLLDELASQGHVVILITHDREVAARAKRIIEIRDGLIISDSAHDNPDVQTSANPGALQAVDLRKRLSEGAEATGAWKGELVDAVHAAWRVMWINRFRTALTLLGIIIGVASVVVMLAVGEGSKRQVMAQMGAFGSNIIYLSGSAPNPRTPPGIITLDDVAAVGSLPQVTRIMPVNGEEAGVRFGNLDHLSYVGGNDTHFPAIFNWPVVEGSYFTQEDERNAAAVAVIGHKVRTKLLKDVANPIGQYILIENVPFQVVGVLAEKGASSGDTDSDDRIAIPYSAASVRLFGTHNPEYVAIAAADARKVNETEMAIEQLMLRLHNGKKDFELTNNAAMIQAEARTQNTLSLMLGSIAAISLLVGGIGVMNIMLMTVRERTREIGIRMATGARQRDILRQFLTEAVMLSVVGGLAGIALALIVGGVLILSEVAVAFSLIAVLGAFGCALVTGVVFGFMPARKAARLDPVTALTSE, translated from the coding sequence ATGCAGACGCCCCTGATCGACCTGCAGGACATCCGCAAATCCTACGGCGGCGGCGATTCACCGCAGGTTCACGTGTTGCGCGGCATCGACCTGTCGATCCATGCCGGTGAATTCGTCGCGATTGTCGGCGCGTCCGGCTCCGGCAAGTCGACGCTGATGAACATCCTCGGCTGCCTCGACCGCCCGACTTCGGGCGAATACCGCTTCGCCGGGGAAAACGTCGCCGCACTCGACAGCGACGAACTGGCCTGGTTGCGTCGCGAAGCCTTTGGCTTTGTGTTCCAGGGCTACCACCTGATCCCGTCCGGCTCGGCCCAGGAAAACGTCGAGATGCCAGCGATCTACGCAGGCACCCCGGCCGCCGAACGCCATGCCCGCGCCGCCGCCCTGCTCGACCGCCTCGGCCTCGCCTCGCGTACCGGCAACCGCCCGCATCAACTCTCCGGCGGCCAACAGCAACGCGTCTCCATCGCCCGCGCCTTGATGAACGGCGGGCACATCATCCTCGCCGACGAACCCACCGGCGCCCTCGACAGCCACAGCGGCGCCGAGGTCATGACGCTGCTTGATGAACTGGCGAGCCAGGGCCACGTGGTCATCCTCATCACCCACGACCGCGAAGTCGCGGCCCGGGCCAAACGCATCATCGAAATCCGCGACGGGCTGATCATCAGCGACAGCGCGCACGACAACCCCGACGTACAAACCTCCGCCAACCCCGGCGCCCTGCAAGCGGTCGATCTGCGCAAGCGCCTGAGCGAAGGCGCTGAAGCCACCGGTGCCTGGAAAGGCGAATTGGTGGACGCGGTGCACGCCGCGTGGCGGGTGATGTGGATCAACAGGTTTCGCACCGCCCTGACGCTGCTCGGGATCATCATCGGCGTCGCGTCGGTGGTGGTGATGCTGGCCGTCGGTGAAGGCAGCAAGCGTCAGGTGATGGCGCAAATGGGCGCGTTCGGCTCGAACATCATTTACCTCAGCGGCTCGGCCCCGAACCCGCGAACGCCGCCGGGCATCATCACCCTCGATGACGTCGCGGCGGTGGGCAGCCTGCCGCAGGTGACGCGCATCATGCCGGTCAACGGCGAGGAAGCCGGGGTGCGTTTCGGCAACCTCGATCACTTGAGCTACGTTGGCGGCAACGACACCCACTTTCCGGCGATCTTCAACTGGCCCGTGGTGGAAGGCAGTTATTTCACCCAGGAAGATGAACGCAACGCAGCGGCTGTCGCGGTGATCGGCCACAAGGTGCGGACCAAATTGCTCAAGGACGTGGCCAACCCGATCGGCCAATACATCCTGATCGAAAACGTGCCGTTCCAGGTGGTCGGCGTGCTTGCGGAAAAAGGCGCCAGCTCCGGCGACACCGACAGCGACGACCGCATCGCCATCCCGTATTCCGCCGCCAGCGTCCGGTTGTTCGGCACTCACAATCCGGAATACGTGGCCATCGCGGCAGCTGATGCACGCAAGGTCAACGAAACAGAAATGGCCATCGAGCAGCTGATGTTGCGTCTGCACAACGGCAAAAAGGATTTCGAGCTGACCAACAACGCGGCGATGATCCAGGCCGAAGCACGTACACAAAATACCCTGTCGCTGATGCTCGGTTCGATCGCCGCGATTTCGCTGTTGGTGGGCGGGATTGGCGTGATGAACATCATGCTCATGACCGTGCGCGAACGTACCCGCGAGATCGGCATCCGCATGGCCACCGGCGCCCGGCAACGCGACATCCTGCGGCAGTTCCTCACCGAAGCGGTGATGCTCTCGGTGGTTGGCGGCCTCGCCGGGATTGCCCTGGCGCTGATCGTCGGTGGTGTGCTGATCCTCAGCGAAGTCGCGGTCGCGTTCTCCTTGATAGCGGTACTCGGTGCCTTCGGCTGCGCCCTGGTCACCGGTGTTGTCTTCGGCTTCATGCCGGCCCGCAAAGCTGCCCGGCTCGACCCGGTCACGGCCCTTACCAGTGAATGA
- a CDS encoding efflux transporter outer membrane subunit → MKAPLSLLTLCVLLSACASPDPRQDSGLQAPPAWQSAHRENAVLSNARWWTHFGSPQLDQLIEQARVGSYDLAAALARVRQARATTVIAGGSLLPEVKGAMNANRQKLMRGNGYSQLDADDSNKAVDYFDASLSASYEIDFWGGQRASRDSAQFGLRASEFDRDTVELTLLSAVASTYAQALSLQEQHRIAQLNLANAQKVLSLVQTRFDSGSATALELAQQKSLVAAQQRQLPLVQQQADEARITLAALLGRPVQELKLDDQRFEQLCWPAIGAGVPSDLLNRRPDIARAEAQLAAARADVTVARAKMLPTVTLSAQIGSGADTFNDVLRSPFYNLTAGLVAPIFNNGRLGAERDKATARQEELLETYRGAIINGFADVEKALTGIRGLDAQRQWQSEELSQAQTAFDIAQSRYQAGAEDLLTVLETQRTLYAAQDLNVQLRLSRLQASIALYKALGGGWQVL, encoded by the coding sequence ATGAAAGCGCCACTCAGCCTGTTGACCCTCTGCGTGTTGCTCAGCGCGTGCGCCAGCCCGGACCCGCGTCAGGACAGTGGCCTGCAGGCGCCGCCCGCCTGGCAGTCGGCGCACCGTGAAAACGCTGTGTTGAGCAACGCCCGGTGGTGGACGCACTTTGGCAGCCCGCAGCTCGATCAACTGATCGAACAGGCCCGCGTCGGCAGCTATGACCTGGCGGCGGCACTGGCGCGGGTTCGTCAGGCCCGGGCGACGACGGTGATTGCGGGCGGCTCGCTGCTGCCGGAAGTGAAGGGAGCGATGAACGCCAATCGCCAGAAGCTGATGCGCGGCAACGGCTATAGCCAACTGGATGCCGACGACAGTAACAAGGCGGTGGATTACTTCGACGCCAGCCTCAGCGCCAGTTATGAAATCGATTTCTGGGGCGGCCAGCGCGCCTCCCGCGACAGTGCGCAATTCGGCCTGCGGGCCAGTGAGTTCGATCGCGACACGGTGGAATTGACGCTGCTCAGCGCGGTCGCCAGCACCTATGCGCAAGCCCTGTCGCTGCAAGAGCAGCACCGTATCGCGCAGCTCAATCTGGCGAATGCGCAAAAGGTGTTGAGCCTGGTACAAACCCGCTTCGACTCAGGCTCGGCCACCGCCCTGGAGCTGGCCCAGCAAAAGAGCCTGGTGGCCGCGCAACAACGGCAGTTGCCGCTGGTTCAGCAACAAGCCGACGAAGCGCGGATCACCCTCGCTGCCCTCCTCGGCCGTCCGGTTCAGGAGTTGAAGCTCGACGATCAGCGCTTCGAACAGCTCTGTTGGCCGGCCATCGGCGCGGGCGTGCCCAGCGACTTGCTCAATCGGCGCCCGGACATTGCCCGTGCCGAGGCGCAGTTGGCGGCGGCCCGGGCCGACGTGACCGTGGCCCGGGCGAAAATGCTGCCCACGGTGACATTGAGCGCCCAGATCGGCTCTGGCGCCGACACCTTCAACGATGTGCTGCGCAGCCCGTTCTACAACCTCACCGCCGGATTGGTCGCGCCGATTTTCAACAATGGCCGCCTCGGCGCCGAACGCGACAAAGCCACGGCGCGCCAGGAAGAACTGCTGGAAACCTACCGCGGTGCAATCATCAACGGCTTTGCCGACGTGGAAAAAGCCCTGACCGGTATCCGCGGACTGGATGCCCAGCGCCAATGGCAAAGTGAAGAGTTGAGCCAGGCACAAACGGCGTTCGACATTGCGCAAAGCCGCTATCAGGCCGGGGCCGAGGATTTGCTGACGGTGCTGGAGACGCAGCGCACGTTGTATGCGGCGCAGGATTTGAATGTGCAACTGCGGTTGTCGAGGTTGCAGGCGAGTATTGCGTTGTACAAGGCGCTTGGGGGTGGGTGGCAGGTTTTGTGA
- the pvdM gene encoding pyoverdine-tailoring dipeptidase-like protein PvdM → MTKPRSKKALFIGLPLALAIAGAAGFAAWDYWLNDNPGYPVAVMKQADELQERILSFDSHITVPMDFGTAENEADKDGSGQFDLVKAARGRLSGAALTIFGWPEIWNGDNAPHRPTAGFIDEARHEQETRYKIINTLVRDFPNQVAIAYTPDDFRRLHGEGKFAVFISMLNAYPLGNDVNALDKWAARGMRMFGFSYVGNNAWADSSRPLPFFNDSRDALGGLSALGKQAVHRLNDLGVIIDVSQMSTKALEQVSQLSRAPMVASHSAPRALVDIPRNLSDQEMQLIKNSGGVVQIVGFPTYIKPLSQDTQDKLNALRARFDLQPLQGLEMALMPGDPVITVWSEQRFGEYASQLYGIIDEEPKATLKDYGDAIDYAVKKIGIDHVGISSDFNDGGGLNGWKDVSEARNVTAELISRGYSEADIAKLWGGNFLRVWDQVQKSSRPVAKH, encoded by the coding sequence ATGACAAAACCTCGTTCGAAAAAGGCTCTTTTCATTGGCCTGCCCCTGGCGCTGGCCATCGCCGGCGCGGCAGGATTTGCGGCCTGGGACTATTGGCTCAACGACAACCCCGGCTACCCGGTCGCGGTAATGAAACAGGCCGATGAACTGCAAGAGCGCATCCTCTCGTTCGACAGCCACATCACCGTCCCGATGGATTTCGGCACCGCCGAAAACGAGGCCGACAAGGACGGCAGCGGCCAGTTCGACCTGGTCAAGGCCGCACGCGGTCGCCTGTCAGGCGCGGCGCTGACCATTTTCGGCTGGCCGGAAATCTGGAACGGCGATAACGCCCCGCATCGTCCAACGGCCGGGTTCATCGACGAAGCCCGTCACGAGCAGGAAACCCGCTACAAAATCATCAACACCCTGGTGCGCGACTTCCCCAATCAGGTCGCCATCGCCTACACCCCGGACGATTTCCGGCGCCTGCACGGCGAGGGCAAGTTCGCCGTGTTCATCAGCATGCTCAACGCCTACCCGCTGGGTAACGACGTCAACGCGCTGGACAAGTGGGCCGCCCGCGGGATGCGCATGTTCGGCTTCAGTTACGTGGGCAATAACGCCTGGGCCGATTCGTCCCGGCCGCTGCCGTTTTTCAATGATTCCCGTGACGCCCTGGGCGGTTTGTCGGCGCTGGGCAAGCAAGCGGTGCATCGCCTGAACGACCTCGGCGTGATCATTGACGTGTCGCAAATGTCGACCAAAGCGCTTGAGCAAGTCAGTCAATTGAGCCGCGCGCCGATGGTCGCCTCGCACTCGGCGCCACGGGCGCTGGTGGACATCCCGCGCAACCTCAGCGACCAGGAAATGCAGCTGATCAAGAACAGCGGCGGCGTGGTGCAGATCGTCGGCTTCCCGACCTACATCAAGCCGTTGAGCCAAGACACTCAAGACAAACTCAACGCCCTGCGCGCCCGTTTCGACCTGCAACCGCTGCAAGGCCTGGAGATGGCGCTGATGCCGGGCGACCCGGTGATCACCGTGTGGTCGGAACAGCGTTTCGGCGAATACGCCAGTCAGCTCTACGGCATCATCGATGAAGAACCCAAGGCCACGCTCAAGGATTACGGCGACGCCATCGACTATGCGGTAAAGAAAATCGGCATCGATCACGTCGGCATCAGCTCCGACTTCAACGACGGTGGCGGCCTGAACGGCTGGAAAGACGTAAGCGAGGCACGCAACGTGACCGCCGAGTTGATCAGTCGCGGCTACAGCGAGGCCGACATTGCCAAGCTCTGGGGCGGCAATTTCCTGCGGGTCTGGGACCAGGTGCAGAAGTCTTCCCGGCCTGTCGCCAAACACTGA
- a CDS encoding aminotransferase class V-fold PLP-dependent enzyme, translated as MTNRRTFLKQAGVIAAGIPLSSAVSLPALAAMPAPLPKDKWAQFRQLFDQDPDYLHFANFLVTSHPRPVREAIEMHRANLDRNPGLAMDWHRGETERREEEVRVWAGRYLKAKPSQIALTGSTTEGLAMIYAGIHVRPDQEILTSEHEHYAANSVFEFRTQKDGTQVRKIKLFEDPSKVSTDEILASIARNIRPETRVLGMTWVHSGSGVKLPIGEIGKLVAEKNRDREEKDRILYVVDGVHGFGVENLDFPDMHCDYFIAGTHKWMFGPRGTGIICARSDEMKDITPTIPTFSEATTFSTVMTYGGYHSFEHRWALTEAFKLHLDLGKAEVQARIHEINSYLKRRLQEHSSVELVTPLSPEYSAGFTFFRIKNRDCEEVANFLMDQRVVCDAVDRDVGPIIRLSPGLLNTEAHIDRVMALLGSTL; from the coding sequence ATGACCAACCGTCGTACCTTCCTCAAGCAGGCTGGCGTTATCGCGGCCGGCATCCCCCTGAGCTCCGCCGTCAGCCTGCCCGCGCTGGCCGCCATGCCGGCGCCGCTGCCCAAAGACAAATGGGCGCAGTTCCGTCAGCTGTTCGACCAGGACCCCGATTACCTGCACTTCGCCAACTTTCTGGTGACCTCACACCCCCGGCCGGTGCGCGAGGCGATCGAGATGCACCGCGCCAACCTCGACCGTAACCCGGGCCTGGCGATGGACTGGCATCGCGGCGAGACCGAACGCCGCGAAGAAGAAGTCCGCGTGTGGGCCGGCCGTTACCTGAAAGCCAAGCCGTCGCAGATCGCCCTGACCGGCAGCACCACCGAAGGTCTGGCAATGATTTACGCCGGCATCCATGTGCGCCCGGATCAGGAAATCCTGACCAGCGAACATGAGCACTACGCCGCCAACAGCGTGTTTGAATTCCGCACACAAAAGGACGGCACCCAGGTTCGCAAAATCAAATTGTTCGAAGACCCGTCCAAGGTTTCGACCGACGAAATATTGGCTTCGATTGCCCGCAACATCCGCCCCGAAACCCGCGTGCTCGGCATGACCTGGGTGCACTCCGGCAGCGGTGTGAAGCTGCCCATCGGCGAGATCGGCAAACTGGTCGCCGAGAAAAACCGCGACCGTGAGGAAAAGGATCGCATCCTTTATGTGGTCGATGGCGTCCACGGTTTCGGCGTGGAAAACCTCGACTTCCCGGACATGCATTGCGACTACTTCATCGCCGGCACCCACAAATGGATGTTCGGCCCACGGGGCACCGGGATCATTTGCGCGCGCTCGGACGAGATGAAGGACATCACGCCGACCATTCCGACGTTCTCCGAAGCCACCACGTTTTCGACCGTGATGACCTACGGCGGCTATCACTCGTTTGAACACCGCTGGGCGCTGACCGAAGCGTTCAAATTGCATCTGGACCTGGGCAAGGCCGAGGTTCAGGCGCGCATTCACGAGATCAACAGCTACCTGAAAAGGCGCTTGCAGGAACATTCGTCGGTGGAGCTCGTCACGCCGCTGTCGCCCGAGTATTCCGCCGGCTTCACGTTCTTCCGGATCAAGAACCGCGACTGCGAGGAAGTCGCCAACTTCCTGATGGACCAGCGCGTGGTCTGTGATGCCGTCGACCGCGATGTCGGCCCGATCATTCGTCTGTCCCCAGGTCTGCTCAACACCGAGGCGCACATCGATCGCGTCATGGCGCTGTTGGGCAGCACACTCTGA
- a CDS encoding formylglycine-generating enzyme family protein, with the protein MKNILHRLGAPNPQWRALTLLALLGPALPGAALASTAPLPGTVFKDCRNCPEMVVLPAGTFTMGTPEGEVGREPDEGPMHEVTFAKPFAMSRYQITAGEWDQYMKETGITLPDGDTRPGRECINSKPRYPQGPRQPAVCMNFAEVSAYVAWLSLKTGQHYHIVSEAQREYAARAGSTGPFPFPFDEGTEYSIATHANTYGPTDGYSYTSPAGSFPPNAFGLYDMHGNVYEWIADCEHSDYVGAPTDGSAWVEPNCEALQIRGNDWGEAPVFSRSGNRNNIYPQTRGDWIGFRVVRELPSKG; encoded by the coding sequence ATGAAAAACATCCTGCACAGACTCGGAGCGCCGAACCCGCAATGGCGGGCGCTGACCCTGCTGGCATTGCTCGGCCCCGCGTTGCCCGGCGCAGCCCTGGCTTCCACTGCGCCGCTGCCGGGCACAGTGTTCAAGGACTGCCGCAACTGCCCGGAAATGGTGGTGCTGCCCGCCGGCACCTTCACCATGGGCACGCCGGAAGGTGAAGTCGGTCGCGAGCCCGATGAAGGCCCGATGCACGAAGTGACGTTCGCCAAGCCGTTCGCCATGAGCCGTTACCAGATCACCGCCGGTGAATGGGACCAATACATGAAGGAAACCGGGATCACCCTTCCCGATGGCGACACCCGCCCCGGTCGCGAGTGCATCAACAGCAAGCCACGTTATCCACAGGGCCCGCGTCAGCCGGCGGTGTGCATGAACTTCGCCGAGGTCAGCGCGTATGTCGCGTGGCTGTCGCTCAAGACCGGCCAGCATTACCACATCGTCAGCGAGGCCCAGCGCGAGTACGCCGCCCGCGCCGGTTCAACGGGGCCGTTCCCGTTCCCGTTCGACGAAGGCACCGAGTACAGCATCGCCACCCATGCCAATACTTACGGGCCAACCGACGGCTACAGCTACACCTCCCCGGCCGGCAGCTTCCCACCCAACGCCTTCGGCCTGTACGACATGCACGGCAACGTCTACGAGTGGATCGCCGACTGCGAACACAGCGATTACGTCGGCGCCCCCACCGATGGCAGCGCGTGGGTCGAACCCAACTGCGAAGCCCTGCAGATTCGCGGCAACGACTGGGGCGAAGCGCCGGTGTTCTCGCGTTCCGGCAACCGCAACAACATCTACCCGCAAACCCGTGGCGACTGGATCGGTTTCCGTGTGGTGCGCGAGCTGCCGTCCAAAGGCTGA
- a CDS encoding cyclic peptide export ABC transporter, translating to MHFLKTQPARGAIHELFTLLKPFRLVVSLSIILGMVGGLSVTVLLATINNALHSQSGLTQGVVALFGGLCLLALASSICSDIGTNYVGQHIIAKLRKELGEKVLSAPIEQIERYRSHRLIPVLTHDVDTISDFAFAFAPLAISLTVTLGCMGYLALLSWPMFLMMVLAIAIGTGIQFYAQAKGIKGFMAARDAEDELQKHYNAIAGGAKELRIHRPRRQRMFTSGIQGTADFICNTQVRSINTFVIAKTLGSMLFFVVIGLALALQSFWPSADKSVMSGFVLVLLYMKGPIEHLVGTLPVVSRARIAFRRIAELSNQFSSPEPHLLLNDTGKKPAVVNSLQLDNVSYAFPAAPGSEAFRLGPVNLTIEQGDIIFIVGENGCGKTTLIKLLLGLYAPQQGAILLNGDSIDAQNRDDYRQLFTTIFADYYLFDDVVQGDQHIPEDANTYLQRLEIAHKVSVKDGSFTTTDLSTGQRKRLALVNAWLEERPVLVFDEWAADQDPTFRRIFYTELLPDLKRLGKTIIVISHDDRYFDMADQLVRMESGRVVTERATA from the coding sequence ATGCATTTCCTCAAGACCCAGCCTGCGCGCGGTGCAATTCATGAATTGTTCACCCTCCTGAAACCGTTCCGGCTGGTGGTCAGCCTGTCGATCATTCTGGGCATGGTGGGCGGTCTGAGCGTGACGGTGCTGCTGGCCACGATCAACAACGCGCTGCATTCGCAAAGCGGCCTGACCCAAGGCGTGGTTGCGCTGTTCGGCGGCCTCTGCCTGTTGGCGCTGGCAAGTTCGATCTGCTCGGACATCGGCACCAACTATGTCGGCCAGCACATCATTGCCAAGCTGCGCAAAGAGCTGGGGGAAAAGGTTCTATCGGCCCCCATCGAACAGATCGAACGCTATCGCAGCCACCGCTTGATCCCGGTGCTGACCCATGACGTCGACACCATCAGCGACTTCGCCTTCGCCTTCGCGCCGCTGGCCATTTCCCTGACCGTAACCCTCGGTTGCATGGGCTACCTTGCGCTGCTGTCGTGGCCGATGTTCCTGATGATGGTGCTGGCGATTGCCATCGGCACCGGCATCCAGTTCTACGCACAGGCCAAGGGCATCAAAGGCTTCATGGCCGCCCGCGACGCCGAAGACGAATTGCAAAAGCACTACAACGCCATCGCCGGCGGCGCCAAGGAACTGCGCATTCACCGTCCGCGCCGCCAGCGCATGTTCACCTCGGGTATCCAGGGCACGGCCGACTTCATCTGCAACACCCAAGTGCGCTCGATCAATACCTTCGTGATCGCCAAGACCCTGGGGTCGATGCTGTTCTTCGTGGTCATCGGCCTGGCGCTGGCCCTGCAATCGTTCTGGCCGAGCGCCGACAAGTCGGTGATGAGCGGCTTCGTACTGGTGCTGCTGTACATGAAAGGCCCGATCGAGCATCTGGTGGGCACCTTGCCGGTGGTCAGCCGGGCGCGGATTGCCTTCCGCCGCATCGCCGAACTGTCGAACCAGTTCTCTTCGCCCGAACCGCACCTGCTGCTCAACGATACCGGCAAGAAACCTGCCGTGGTCAACAGCCTGCAACTGGACAACGTCAGCTATGCCTTCCCCGCCGCACCAGGCAGCGAAGCGTTCCGCCTCGGGCCGGTGAACCTGACCATCGAACAGGGCGACATCATTTTCATCGTCGGCGAAAACGGCTGCGGCAAGACCACGCTGATCAAATTGCTGCTCGGCCTGTATGCGCCGCAACAGGGCGCCATCCTGCTCAACGGCGACAGCATCGACGCGCAGAACCGTGACGACTACCGCCAATTGTTCACCACGATTTTTGCCGACTACTACCTGTTCGATGACGTGGTGCAGGGCGACCAGCACATCCCCGAAGACGCCAACACCTACCTGCAACGCCTGGAAATCGCGCACAAGGTCAGCGTCAAGGACGGCAGTTTCACCACCACCGACCTGTCCACCGGCCAGCGTAAACGCCTGGCGCTGGTGAATGCCTGGCTGGAGGAACGGCCGGTGCTGGTGTTCGACGAATGGGCGGCCGACCAGGACCCGACCTTCCGCCGGATCTTCTACACAGAGCTGCTTCCGGACCTCAAGCGCCTGGGCAAAACCATCATCGTCATCTCCCACGACGATCGCTATTTCGACATGGCCGATCAGCTGGTGCGCATGGAGTCGGGCCGCGTGGTGACGGAGCGGGCAACCGCCTGA